In the genome of Notamacropus eugenii isolate mMacEug1 chromosome 5, mMacEug1.pri_v2, whole genome shotgun sequence, one region contains:
- the LOC140508102 gene encoding sulfotransferase 2A1-like: MENPNTFKFVKGIPFIPEVIDVETVERMCNEFEIRDKDVIIMTYPESGTHWMIDILSLIYSKGDPTWVKSVRIWKRSPWIEVKNSFKSIRNQSDSRLLTSHLPVQLFPESYFTSKAKMIYIARDPRDVIVSLYHFTNQLPFYPLQSTFEELFVHFLQGNVFYGSWFDHIKGWLSWRDSEKFLLLTYEELHQDLKACVKKICQFLGKELSEEEINSVVQNTSFQVMKKRMLEDKELIPGENVEIIKIITLRKGICGDWKNYFTVTQMETFSKVYQEKMKGLDQDLFPWGQC, translated from the exons ATGGAGAATCCCAACACATTCAAGTTTGTGAAGGGGATACCTTTCATTCCTGAAGTCATTGATGTGGAGACAGTCGAAAGGATGTGCAATGAGTTTGAAATTCGGGACAAAGATGTCATTATAATGACCTACCCCGAGTCAG GTACCCACTGGATGATAGATATTCTCAGCCTGATCTACTCGAAAGGGGACCCGACTTGGGTCAAATCTGTCCGCATTTGGAAACGTTCTCCTTGGATAGAGGTGAAAAACAGCTTTAAAAGCATCAGGAATCAGTCAGACTCAAGGCTTCTCACATCCCATCTTCCAGTTCAACTCTTCCCTGAGTCCTATTTCACCAGCAAAGCCAAG atgataTATATTGCCAGGGATCCAAGGGATGTCATTGTATCTCTTTACCATTTCACCAATCAGCTTCCATTCTACCCGTTACAGTCAACCTTTGAGGAATTATTTGTTCATTTCCTGCAAGGAAATG TGTTTTATGGATCTTGGTTTGACCACATCAAAGGATGGCTGTCCTggagagattcagagaagttcTTGCTCCTAACCTATGAGGAACTCCATCAG GATCTTAAAGCCTGTGTGAAGAAGATTTGCCAATTCCTGGGCAAGGAGCTGAGTGAGGAAGAAATCAACTCAGTTGTACAGAATACCTCCTTCCAAGTCATGAAAAAACGCATGCTGGAAGACAAGGAACTTATACCAGGGGAAAATGTGGAGATTATCAAAATAATCACATTGAGAAAAG GAATCTGTGGAGACTGGAAAAACTACTTCACAGTGACCCAGATGGAAACATTCAGCAAGGTGTAccaagaaaagatgaaagggcTGGATCAGGATCTCTTCCCATGGGGTcaatgctga